Sequence from the Oncorhynchus tshawytscha isolate Ot180627B unplaced genomic scaffold, Otsh_v2.0 Un_contig_15599_pilon_pilon, whole genome shotgun sequence genome:
ggagaacagaaaggtgacatgtgggagagaggagcagccgtatcctgatcacccagagagatttgaggactgtagacaggtgctgtgtagagagggtctgactgggcgctgttactgggaggcAGAGTGGAGTGGTGAACAGGCTGATacaggagtgacatataaaggaatcagCAGGAGAGGAAGGCTTAAGGACTGTGTGATTGGATACAATGACATATCCTGGAGTATGTTATGCTCTGACAACAGCTACACTGCCTGTCACAATAATATAAGGACTACCATAGACGTCCCCTCCTCCAGctcccacagagtaggagtgtatttggactggccagccggcactctgtccttctatagagcctcctctgacacactgacccacctgatcacattcacctccacattcactgagcccctctatccagggttttgggTTGATTTTGAGTCCTCAGTGTCCCTGGAAATAgtaacctgacacacacacacacacacacacactgacacacacacacacacacctacacacacaggacacacagggcacacacacacgcactggacacacacacacacagaacacacacacacacgcactggacacacacacacacacacagaacacacacacacacacacacacacactggacacattcacacacacacacacgctggacacgctggacacacacacacacagaacacacacacacacagacacacacacacacacagaacacacacacacagaacacacacacacagaacacacacaca
This genomic interval carries:
- the LOC121842100 gene encoding stonustoxin subunit beta-like encodes the protein CVWIHPSDVCDLTLDPNTVNRLFSLSEENRKVTCGREEQPYPDHPERFEDCRQVLCREGLTGRCYWEAEWSGEQADTGVTYKGISRRGRLKDCVIGYNDISWSMLCSDNSYTACHNNIRTTIDVPSSSSHRVGVYLDWPAGTLSFYRASSDTLTHLITFTSTFTEPLYPGFWVDFESSVSLEIVT